The genomic DNA TTATATCCCATTTCTTCCATTTGTGACTGTGGCTGCATTACAAGTACTACACTCGGTAATTTTTCCACATCTGAATTTCTGTTTCTTACAGCTTCAAAATTGTATTCTTCTATATCACTGGACGTTTCAGACAATACACATTTAGCAAGATATTCAGCAAATTTATGACTTGCCCATCTGATTGCTCTGTTTTTTTTCTGTTGCTCATGTCTTTCAAATTCTTCGTCAGTATCCGCAACTAAACATATATTTATAAGCTCTCCGTATATAGTATACTTCTGCCCTTCTCCCGACATATCGATCAAACCGTCTCCGAATGACCCCCAGTGCATACCTACACCAAGTACGGAAACTCCTTTAAGAGCATATAGATCTCCTTCACCGCATGGAGAAAGCTCTCCTGTTACTCCCGGAAACGTAGCTCTCCCGTCTTTTCTTGCACGAGGTTCTACAGCTTCTTTAACAGGTACAATACGTATATCTTCTCCCGGTTTTGCGATTTCTATATCTACATTTGTAATATGCTTATCTTCTTTTATAAAGTTTATAGCTTCTTCCTTGTTTATATATAAAACTTTATTTTCGTATTTTGTCTTATCTCCAAATACAACATCTTCTACATGAAAATTATGGATTCTTAATTTTTTCATCTGTTCCTCCTAAATTATTATTTTAATTGATTATATTGTTCATCTTCTTTTAGTGCTTTCATTATTGATATTATAGTCAGTAGCATTATAAATGCGAATGGAAATGCCGCTACAATGGATATCGTTTGCAACATTGTAAGACCATTTGCCGAACCTACCATTAATGATAATGCCAAAGCTGACTGTACTATTCCCCATACTAATTTCTTTGAGTTAGGCGGATTCAAATCACCGTTATGTGATAACATTCCCAAAACGAATGTCGCCGAATTCGCGGAAGTAATAAAGAATGTAAACAGTAAAGCTATAGCTATTACAGATATTACATTTCCTAATGTTATATTATTTATAACAATAAAGAATGCTGTCGATGCATTATTTGCAGCTTCTACAAGAATTTCCTTTCCCATTGAGAAATCTATTGCACCGAAAATAGAGAACCAGAAAAATGATACTACTGACGGTACAATAAGTACACCGCTTATAAATTCCTTAATAGTACGACCTTTTGATATTCTCGCTATGAAAGTTCCTGTAAATGGTGCCCATGCAATCCACCATGCCCAGTAAAACAAAGTCCATAATCCATACCAGTCAGTTTTACTGAATGCACCTATTTCAAATGTATTGGATAGTAAACTCTGTAAATAATTTCCTGTGCTTTCTCCAAAAATATTAAGTATATCAATAGTCGGTCCAAATATAATTGACAGTCCAAGCAGTGCTACAACTAAAATCATATTTAGGTTGGAAATTAATTTTATTCCTTTATCAATACCTGTTACAGCTGTCCATGTATATATAATAGTAATAATTACTACTATAGCTATCTGTATAGTAGAATTTTCAGGTACTTTAAACATAAAATTCAGACCACTGTTTATCTGATATGTTCCCAATCCTAAAGATGTTGCCATTCCCGCTGCCGTAGCAAATATTGCCAATATATCAATCAGCTTCCCGATATATCCGTTAGCCTTTTCTTCCCCTATAAGCGGTATAAATAAGCTACTTATCAATCCGGGCTTATTTCTTCTGAACTGCATATATGCAAGTCCCAGACCCAATATACTGTAATTAGCCCATGGATGTAAGCCCCAATGAAGGAATGACTTAGTCATAGCAAATTTTGCAGCATCTACTGACATTGAATCATAACCTACAGGATTGACATAATGATAAAGAGGCTCATATATACCGTAAAAAACCAGTCCTATTCCCATTCCTGCAGAAAACAGCATAGCAAACCACGAGATATTACTATATTCAGGCTTGGAATCATCAGGACCTAATTTCATATCCTTATACTTGCTGAAATATGCTATCCAAACAGCAAAAACTATAAAACATGTCATTGCTATTGTATAAAACCATCCGAAATTACGAACTATCCCTTTCAGAAGCATATTACCAAACGTCTCAAATCCTTTCGGAAATACAAGACCGCATAACACAACAATAGTTATAATCGAAACCGAAATTATATAAACTGAATTGTCTTTTGTTTTTTCGCTCATATCTCTTCGTATGATTTATCTATTTAAAAATTACAATATTAAAATCACACATCTCCTTTTCTTTTAGTTTGTTGTGAATTTTTACCGTATGATCAGTCGACAATATTTTAAATTATCAAACCGCATTTAGTTTTATCATTTATTACTCAGTATGAACTTTTCATTTTATATAAAATTGTTTATATCTAAATTATACGTGGAATAATATTATCTATTACCGATAAATCTATGGTTTTAAAATCTTCCGTTACTTTCCTTTCATAATTTTCAGGAGTACGGGCTATATCTTGCCATTGCCTGAAAGTCTCTATACATTTTTCTATAAGGAGTATGTCTTTTGTATTATCTTCCCCATCATTCCTAGGATACACCATTACGGATCTGTAAGGCGTCTGATTAGGTTTAAGACTTGATGCCTGAGGATGAGTCAGAAGGATATATCTGTCATAAACAAAATTTCTCACTTTAATTAAAACTTCCTCATATTTTTCTACAAAGACACATTGTAGCATATTTTTATATTTTTCATAGACTTTATCGTTATTAGTAACAAGTATCACCTTTTCTATATTCCACATTAAATATTCTCCTTCTTACTTATAATTATGTAAATACTGTCTCCTTTACATTATATTTTATATTTCAATAATCTCTTTTTAAAATATCAAAGCAACTATATTTGAAAAAATTCCCCTATCACCTGTATGACAGGGGATTTTTTCAATATTAAAAGTATAAAATTTTACTTTTTATAAAATGATCTCATACTACTTCTTTTTGTTAATGAAATCTTTAAAATTTTTCCAAAGCATAAATAATATAAGAACTGCTCCTACATAACCATTTAAAACATATATTATATTTACCAGAACTCTAAAAGGTAGAAATAATCCTACTATTAAACCTATCAAAGCAAGTAATATAGTAAGTATTTTAAATCTTGCCGTTCCTTCTTCTGAAAATCTTGATACCGGATTATAAAGTAAAGGTACAGCAGTAGTATATATTCCGGCAAAGACTACCATTGCAAATATTGCAGAAAAAGGCTTCCAAATTTTTGTAGCAAGTATAAGATTAGGTATTGCCGCATTCCATACATGTACACCGTTTTCGCCTAAGTTTATGTTTGAAATCTGTGCAAAGGAAACAAGTCCTATAGCTATACATACTGCAAGTGTCCCACCTATTATACCATAATTAAGATCTTTTTTACTGTTTTTAGAAGCAAGTGCCGAAGTGAAGCTTGCAAACCATAAAAGAACAAATCCTGAATAGGACAGTCCTGATATAAGCCAATTTGCCCCTGCATTTTTAATGCTTTCACCTGCTGCTCCTCCTTCATAAGCTGAAGTTTTTATAATTTCCAATCCCTCTGGGATACTTCCTCCATCTCTTATACATGTAATAAGACCAATTGTAATACATAATACTACTATTATAGGACCTACAATACCTATAGCATCCACAAGTGAATTTAATCCTCCTACAACCGTTATAACAGTTATAACAGTCAGTACAGTTGCTCCTACCCAAATCGGCAATCCATATGCCTGATTAAGTGTCGATGCAGCTCCACCAACCATTACCCAGAATGACATATAGCAAAATAATGTCGAATAATAATCACAAAATGTTCCTATGTAATTTCCGCAATAATATTTATATATGTCATTGGCTTTTTCAAATTTTTGTTCAGAACCTGCTTTCGCAAAGCTAAAATTGTAATATAGAAATGTTATCAGAAAAACTGCAATAACTAAGAGACTGTTCATTCCATAAGCAGTGTAATATTGTATTATCTCCTGTCCTGTTGCAAATCCCGAACCGATAGTAAACGCAATAACTGCTCCTGCAAGTATTACGACTCTTTTCCAGTTTACCAACTGTTTATCTTCTCCCATATATCGATTCCTCCTGCTATTATTTTAGTTTAAAATTCTAAAAGTCATCTTTTTCAAAAACAGTCTGTTCTGTAACCGGAGTCTGTAATACTTTGAGAGCTCTTCTAACCATACGTTTACGTATTTTTTTAGAATCTTCCTCACCTTGTGTAGGATCACCAAGAGGATAAGGTATTCCTACACCGGGAATAATTCTATTTGCACCTATTGTAAGTGAAATCGGAACTACTGTTGCCATATGAACTACAGGTATTCCATATTTTTCAATTCCTTTTACCATCGTTGCACCGCAACGTGTACAAGTACCTCAGGTACTTACAAGGATAACCGCATCTACATGTTCATCAATAAGTTTCTGCCCTATTTCAGTTCCGAATTTCGCAGCTGAACCTGTAGCAGTCCCGGTACCTGTTGTGGAATAAAAAATATTGTAAAGTTCTCCGAATTCTCCATCTTTTTCCATTTCTCTCAATACATCAAGAGGAACTACAAGATTAGGATTTTCCATAACAAACTGACGATCATATCCTCCGTGAATTGTAGTAAAATCTTTTGCCGATAATTCACTCATTCCTTCTATAGAATAAGAACCGAATTTAGTAGCATTTGAAGATTCTATGTGGTCAGGGTTTCCGGTAGGAACCACTCCTCCTGACGTTACTATAGCTATTTTAGCTTTTTTAATATCTTTAACAGGTTCTGCAGGATCTACTCTATCAAACTTAGGCATAGGAAGATCCGTTTCAAATTCCTCACCTTTCATTTTCTTAACAAGCATTTTTACTGCCCTTGCTGAAGCTCTTTCATCGGCGAAATAATTAACTCTTATTCCTCTTTCATGATAACCTTCAATTGAAGGTCCCAATATTTCTTCACCTTTTGCCATTTTCTTAACAAGAGCAGCAACATTTTCTACGGACTTTTTCATATCAGCTGCAGAATTTCCGGTTTTAACTATAATAACATCTTTACGGAACATATCTACTCCCGGATTTTCTTCGTATGCTGCAGTAACTACAGGTATTCCTAAATTTTCTTCCACAGCTTTACATATAGTTCCACAAGCGACTCCATAACGTCCCGCATTAAATGCAGGTCCTGCTACAAAGACATCAGGAGTAAATTTTTTTATCATTTCCAAAACAGTTTCAGTAGCCTTTTCCAAATTTTCACCGAAGTAGTTATCTCCACATATAATTGTAGCTACTACTTCATATTCATCGCCCAATGCAGTTTGAAGTGCCATTCCCGGACCTACCGGACCTTCTTTTACTTCAGGTTTATGATCGGCTTTTTCTTCTCCACCTATACCGGCAAAAAATTGATTTATATAATGTACTACTTTATATTTTTTCATAATTTTCATCCTCCTTAATATCCTCTTGCAGCAAGACGATTAAATCCATTTGCTATTGTAGATGCTATTATAATTTGAATTTCCGCTTCAAATGAGCCGTCTTCATTAACACATCCGGCCCAACCACCGATTTGACTTTCTATGTATTCCATAGTTCCTATTACTTTATCCATAACAGGGAACTGTAAAGTAGCATTCCCCTGACCGCATGAAGCAAGTGCAGTAGCTTCTTCACAAGTATCGGCAA from Leptotrichia sp. OH3620_COT-345 includes the following:
- a CDS encoding BCCT family transporter; the protein is MSEKTKDNSVYIISVSIITIVVLCGLVFPKGFETFGNMLLKGIVRNFGWFYTIAMTCFIVFAVWIAYFSKYKDMKLGPDDSKPEYSNISWFAMLFSAGMGIGLVFYGIYEPLYHYVNPVGYDSMSVDAAKFAMTKSFLHWGLHPWANYSILGLGLAYMQFRRNKPGLISSLFIPLIGEEKANGYIGKLIDILAIFATAAGMATSLGLGTYQINSGLNFMFKVPENSTIQIAIVVIITIIYTWTAVTGIDKGIKLISNLNMILVVALLGLSIIFGPTIDILNIFGESTGNYLQSLLSNTFEIGAFSKTDWYGLWTLFYWAWWIAWAPFTGTFIARISKGRTIKEFISGVLIVPSVVSFFWFSIFGAIDFSMGKEILVEAANNASTAFFIVINNITLGNVISVIAIALLFTFFITSANSATFVLGMLSHNGDLNPPNSKKLVWGIVQSALALSLMVGSANGLTMLQTISIVAAFPFAFIMLLTIISIMKALKEDEQYNQLK
- a CDS encoding GrdX family protein, with the protein product MWNIEKVILVTNNDKVYEKYKNMLQCVFVEKYEEVLIKVRNFVYDRYILLTHPQASSLKPNQTPYRSVMVYPRNDGEDNTKDILLIEKCIETFRQWQDIARTPENYERKVTEDFKTIDLSVIDNIIPRII
- the grdF gene encoding sarcosine reductase complex component B subunit beta; its protein translation is MKKYKVVHYINQFFAGIGGEEKADHKPEVKEGPVGPGMALQTALGDEYEVVATIICGDNYFGENLEKATETVLEMIKKFTPDVFVAGPAFNAGRYGVACGTICKAVEENLGIPVVTAAYEENPGVDMFRKDVIIVKTGNSAADMKKSVENVAALVKKMAKGEEILGPSIEGYHERGIRVNYFADERASARAVKMLVKKMKGEEFETDLPMPKFDRVDPAEPVKDIKKAKIAIVTSGGVVPTGNPDHIESSNATKFGSYSIEGMSELSAKDFTTIHGGYDRQFVMENPNLVVPLDVLREMEKDGEFGELYNIFYSTTGTGTATGSAAKFGTEIGQKLIDEHVDAVILVSTUGTCTRCGATMVKGIEKYGIPVVHMATVVPISLTIGANRIIPGVGIPYPLGDPTQGEEDSKKIRKRMVRRALKVLQTPVTEQTVFEKDDF